The genomic stretch CTGTGAGTACATCGATAACGGCGTGGTGGAAGCTGAAAAAGTCATGCGCGTCATGAACACCAATTTCATCGGCCCGGTAAATTGTCTCGACGCCCTGCTGCCTGGCTTAGCACCCGGTAGCCGGGTCGCGCTGGTGGGTTCCACCGCATGGCTCTTGCCTTTCTCGCGCAGCGAAGCGTATGGCGCATCGAAAGCCGCACTGGCCTTTTTCGCCCGTTCACTGAGCGTCGACCTGGCTTCGCGTCAGATTCATATTTCACTGATCCAGCCGGGATTCGTGGAAACACCGCTGACCGACAAGAACAATTTCCCGATGCCGATGATGATTACCGTCACGCAGGCTTCACAGCATATCCGTAAAAAGCTGGCGCGCGGTGCCAGCGAAATTGCTTTCCCGCCCCTTTTTGCCGGTTTCCTCAAGGTGGCGTCACTGCTGCCGGTCAGCCTGCAAAAGTGGTTATGTCGAAAAATGGTGAGATGAAATGACAATAAAAGTGGCGATCGTAGGAAGCGGCATTTCAGGCCTGAGCTGTGCATGGATGCTGGCGAAAAACCAGCCCGATTGCGAGATTACGGTGTTCGAATCGTCGGAAACGTTAGGCGGGCATACGGCCACGCAGGATGTGATGTCGGACGGCAAATCGTATGCCATCGATACCGGCTTTATTGTGTATAACTCACGGACCTACCCGCATTTTATCGCCCTGCTCAAAGAACTGGGCATTGAAGGCCAGCCGACGGAAATGAGTTTCTCGGTACGTAATCCGGCGACCAAACTGGAATACAACGGACATTCGCTCAACAGTTTGTTTGCCCAGCGGCGTAATCTGTTCAGACCGAAATTCTGGCGCTTTATTTTTGAAATTCTGCGGTTTAATAAGCTGTGCAAAGCCCGGCTGCTGAACCCGCACAATGACGAAGACACGCTGGCCGACTTGCTCGACCAGAACGGTTTTTCGCCGTTTTTCGCGCTGCATTATGTGTTGCCGATGGGCGCGGCGATCTGGTCTTCGTCCCTGGGCGATATGGCGAATTTTCCACTGTCGATGTTCCTGCGGTTTTTCGATAACCACGGACTGCTGGATGTGACAAACCGTCCGCAGTGGATGGTGGTGCCCGGCGGCTCGCGGGAATATATCCATCGTATGCAATCGCAGCTCCCTGCCCGTGTGAAACTCCTGACCCGAGCGCCGGTCAGTAAAGTCATCCGCTCCTCGTGCGGCGTGGTGGTGCATTCTGCGCAGGGCGAAGCGCATTTCGATCAGGTCATTTTCGCCTGCCATTCGGATCAGGCACTCGCGATTCTGGGTGATCAGGCCACTGCGGATGAACGCGCCATTCTCAGCGAACTGCCTTATCAGGCCAACGACGTGATCCTGCATACCGATACCCGCCTGCTGCCGCGTGAGAAACGCGCCTGGGCGAGCTGGAATTATCAGTTGCCCAATACGCTGGGCACCGCGTCGCGCGCGGACATGCGTGACGGCAATGCCTCAAACACCCGTCGCGCCAGCGTGACCTACAACATGAATATTTTGCAGGGGCTGGATGCGCCGAAAACCTTCTGCGTTTCGCTCAATCCGCTGACGCCGGTTGACGCCAGCAAGGTGCTGTTTCGCGCCACCTACATGCATCCGGTGCTCAATGTCGCCAGCCATCAGGCGCAACAGCAGCGTTATCAGATCAACGGCCATAACCGTACCTGGTTCTGCGGCGCTTACTGGTACAACGGTTTTCATGAAGACGGCGTTAACAGCGCCCGCGACGTGGTTGAACAGCTTAACCTGCAACTTTACCGTGAAAGTAATGCCGGGCAGGCTGAACAGGAGGCGTCATGAACAGCACGTTGTACGTCGGCACGGTGCGCCATCGCCGGTTTACGCCGGTTGATCACCGTTTCGATTACGACATTTTCATGCCGCTCATTGATCTCGATGAGCTGGAACAATTGCCGGAAGTCGGGATTAAGCTTGAGCGCTTTTCTCCGGCCAGTTTTCGACGCAAAGATTATCTGGGTGGCGGCGATATTAAAACCAAAGCGCAGGACAGAATTGCTGAACTGACCGGCGACCGTCCCGACGGGCGGGTGATGTTGCTCTGCCAGCTGTGTTATTTCGGCTGCTATTTCAATCCGGTCAATTTCTACTACCTTTATGATAAGACCGGAATTTTGCGCTGGATGCTGGCCGAGGTGCGGAACACGCCCTGGAACGAACGCCACACCTACGCCGTGCTGCCAGACGGCTCGCAACCGGTTCCGAAAGCCTTCCATGTGTCGCCGTTCAACCCAATGGACATGGTCTATCACTGGCGTCTGACACCCCCGGGAAAAGAATTACACATCACTATCGAAAATCACCGCAAAGAACGGGAATTCGATGCTGCCCTGTCGCTGACCGCCCGCCCGCTAACCCGCGACGCGTTGCGCCAGCAGTTGTGGCGGCTGCCTGTCATGACTGCAAAAACTGCCCTGACCATTTACTGGCAGGCAGTAAAACTGTGGCTAAAACGGGCCCCCATTTATTCTCATCCTCCTGTTGATAAGGACTGACCATGAGCCAACCCGAAGTGCAACTCGCCCGTGAGGGGGCGATGAACCGGCGCAGCAAGGCTGCACGCGCACTGATTCTCGGCGTATTAAAAAATCTGAATGGCGCAGGGTTAACGCTGCGTGAACCGGGTGAAGAAGCCGTCTTTTTTGGCGATCCGACCGCGCCTTTACAGGGTGAAATCGAGGTGCATCGTTTGCGTGCTTACCGACGGGTTTTGCTCGGCGGAAGTATTGCGGCAGGCGAAAGCTTTATAGATGGCGACTGGACGACGCCCAATCTGACCACGGTTTTGCAACTGCTGGCCGAAAACATGAAGCTGGTGGATAAAATCGAAGCGCGTCTGAGCTGGCTGAGCACGCCGCTTAACAAGCTGATCCACTTCTTCCGCCGCAACAGTCTGACGCAGGCTCGCAAAAACATCTCGGCGCATTACGATCTTGGCAACGATTTTTATCAGGGTTTTCTGGATGAGAAGATGCTCTATTCATCCGCCTGGTATCAGGAAACGCAGATGACGCTGGAACAGGCGCAGGAAGCCAAAATGCGCCGTTTGTGCGACCAGCTGGAACTGCATGCGGGCGATCATCTGCTGGAAATCGGCACCGGCTGGGGTGCGATGGCGGAATTTGCCGCCAGGGAATATGGCTGTAAAGTCACCACAACAACCATCTCCCGCGAGCAATTTCAGTACGCCCGTGACCGCATTGAAAAAGCCGGGCTCAGCGACCGCGTCACCGTCCTGTTTGAGGATTACCGTTCCCTGCGCGGCCAGTTCGACAAACTGGTTTCCATCGAAATGATCGAAGCCGTCGGCAAGCGCTATCTTTCCACTTTCTTCAAACGCTGCAATGCCCTGTTAAAACCGCAGGGACGGCTGGCGATTCAGGCGATCACCATTGCCGATCAGCGTTATGCCAGCTACAGCCGCAACGTCGATTTTATCCAGCGCTACGTGTTCCCCGGTGGATTTCTCCCGTCCATTACCGCCATGAATCAAACCATGACCCGCTGTACCGGGCTGGTGGTCCGCGACCTGTTCGACATCGGCTTTGATTACGCCCGCACGTTGCACGAATGGCGCGAACGGGTTCAGCGTTACTGGAATACCCAGCCGGATGGCGTTCAGGACGAACATTTCCGCCGCCTGTGGCTGTTTTATCTGTGCTATTGCGAAGCCGGATTCCGTGCCCGCACCATCAGCACCGTGCAGCTTATCGCCGAGCGACGCGGATGAAACCGTTGCGCTTCTGGCTGATGACGCTGGGCTTTGATGTCTGGTGGACGCTGGCCGTCTGGGGGCGCGAACGGTTTATCGTTCTGCTGGTGCTGAGCAGTTTTCTGATGCTGGCGTTCACGCCTTCACCCCGCCGTTTATGGGTAGCGGTCGCCTGTACGCTGGGCATCATGCTCGATTCGTTGTGGTGTATTGCAGGCCTGTTTGAGTTTACGGGTTCACAGGCCGTCCCGCCGTGGATGATGGCGCTCTGGCTGGGGTTCAGCGCGTGGTGGCTGTGGCTGCTGGGCGAAATACGTCTGACGTGGTACTGGCTGATCCCGCTCGGTGCAGTCAGCGGGCCGCTGGCGTATTACCTCGGTATGCAGTTCGGCGCGATGCAGCTTATTGCCGCACCGCTTGACGTCTGGCTGGCGCTTGCCGCCGGATGGGCCATTTTCCTGCCGCTGATCAGCCTGCCGGTATTGCTCACCAATGCCAGGCTGCGGAGAACCCGATGAAACGTTTATTACTGCTTACGGTCGCGCTGCTGTTTTCATTCCCGGCCTTCGCCGCCACGCCGTGGGATCACTGGCGACAGGTCGGGCACGCCACGCTGAGCTGGGGGCCGTTTGACGTTTATGACTCACAGTTGCTGACACCGGAAGGTCACTATCAGGCGCAGAAATGGCCGCAGGCCTTAGTGATCAACTATCTGCGCAGCATCGACCGCGAGGAACTGACCAAAGCCACGGAAGAACAGTGGCAGGCGCTCGGGTTGCTGGAACAGGCGCGGAAAAATGACTGGCTGAACAGTGTTAAAACAACCTGGCCGGACGTCAGTAATGGCAGCGGGATCGTTTTTCTGGCCAATGAAAACGGCGGGCAATTTTACAGCCGCGCGCCCAACAGCGTGCTGTTCCAGGCCATCGGCGAACCGTTCAGCCCGGCGTTTCGCGATGCATTTTTGGCGATCTGGCTTTCACCTGCGACGCAATATCCTGATTTACGCAGCAAACTCATCGGCGCAACGGCGTCCGATTAACGTTTATCTGACCGGAGGTTTTATGACAGTCCTGCGCAAAATGCTTCTCCCCCTTCTGGCGGCCTGCGCGCTGCTGCTGACCAGTTGCAGCGCCAGCATTAAAGATTATGCACAAACGCATCCGACGCTGGATATCTTCACCTATTTTGCCGGTGATACCGTGGCTTACGGCATGGTGCAGGATTACAGCCATAAACAGACGCGGCGTTTTACTGCGAAAATTCATGGTGATGTGGTGGCAGATACGCTGACGCTGCACGAAGATTTTGTGTATGACGACGGCGAGAAACAGACCCGCGTCTGGCGCATCCGCAAACTCGCGGACGGCACTTATACCGGCACGGCGGGCGATATTATCGGCACCGCAACCGGGCAATCGGCGGGGAATGCGTTTAACTGGAAATATGTCATGGACGTGAAATCAGGCGGCAGCACGTACCGCCTGACGTTCGACGACTGGATTTACCAGCAGGACGAACAGCATCTGTTTAACGTCACGTCGCTGAGAAAATTCGGCGTCGAAGTAGCGCGTGTAACGCTGTTCTTTGAGAAGAAGTAAGGGGTTAAGTCTGGGGGTTAAGTCTGGGGCTTAATTAGCATTTATCCGGCCCCCTCATAATCGGGGGCTAATTAAACGCACAAACTCCCTATAAATTATGGCATGACTCTTACGTTTAATAAATTCCACCTGAGTACAGGTTATCTTCCTCAGATACCCTGCAGTATTGCAGTTAGAGTAAACGTGCTAAAAATGGATAGCTACACCATTTTATATACAGTCTTGAAAGCATTTATTCCACTCTCTCTTTTAATCCATTTTCGAGCCAGCAGTCTTGGTATCTAATTAACGTATAACATCCTCCCCTGTGATCAGGCGTATCTGGAGTCATTCCTCCAGAATACATTTTGAATAGTAAATCATTACCCTGAACTTCCCCGATAGAATAATCAACAATATAGTCATCAGGAATTGCCCCCGGAGGACTTACCTGAAAACTCGTTACACCTGAGAAAACCATATAACCATCTCCAATATCCTCATCAGTATAAAAACCCCAATTCTGAGAACCAGGTTTTAGCCTTGAAATAAAATCAATCTTAATTCTAACAATCAAATTCCAAGAGTCTATCTCAATCCCTTTGACAGATCTGTCGCCTAAGTAAATTCTCTCAATCATGATAAACCCTTTAATTAGTACATTTCACCTGAGCATAGGTTATCTGCAGATGCTGAGTCCATTACAGTTTCGTTACCTAAGGCACAGAAACATTGCGAAAAGTTGCCATTCTTGCATGATCTAAGTGTGAATATATGCACAATCGATTGTATAGCGCTAATCCCAGCAAGCCCCTTGATACTAAAGTGAGCACCTGAACTTCTAGGGTTAATTATATTCCCCTCAATATCTAAGGATGCTCCTTGACCTTTTATTCCGGCTCCTGTCCCTGGTAAATGCGCATGGGAATGTGGTGTAGGATCTATTTTATGGCCCTGTGGATTTAGTCTGTACGCATTCGAACCATTATCATAAAAGGTGTGGGTATCTGGACTATTTGTATTATTCGGCGGATATGGGCCTGTTAATCCTCCTACTGGCTCCATCATGACATTCCCTCTGCTGTCTCCTATGAACCGGCCCACAGGCTGCCCTGTAATCGGATCTATTGTACATTGTTGATTTGCAGCCAGACCCATAGGGTCAATGCTTTGCAACGGATCCAACGCATAACCATATAAATTCCATCCCCCTCTCAACCCAATCGGATCCTGCGTAATATACCGTCCCTGCATCGGGTCATAATAACGGTGACGGTTGTAATACTACCGAGTGCATTTGGAGTTTAAATAATATTCAACAACTTTATCAAATCCTTCATTTCTTTCAATTTCATATAAATCAGTGCATTTCAATATTAGATTATCTGAAGAACTTAGCATGTAAATCCCCTCTGGAATTGAGTCGTCGCTGATATGGACATTTGTAATTATCCAAAAGTACGGAAACTGGTTACTTTTAATTCTTATACCAAGTAGATCGTACTTTCCATATATATATTTTTTTAGATAAATAAGTTCTCTTGATTTGTTTTTATTTTTATCTCTGTATGTTAATTCAACACCTTGCATGGCAGCATAGATAGGCTTGTTGGCGAGCTCACCATGATTAAGCATATAGTAGATGTAGTGTCCTCCCCAACATACAAGGGCGATGGCTGATAATAACAGGAAACTACATCCTTTATTCATGATTGAACTCCGAAAAATATGAAGAAATCAAAGTGCCCTGATTGATTTGAATCCCTGTATTTCCAGCAAGCATCCCTGCTACAAAACCTATTGTCGGAGGGAGTTGTGGCAACATCCCTTGAGATATAGCATCTGTCATGATTTTTTGTCCAACATTTGCTTTTGTAAAAGAATCTGCAACCATCGTTGAGCAATTGTGCTTAGCTATGTTGTATTCAACGCCATTAGGGTAGTTTTCATTAATATAATTAATCATTGCTTCTTCTTGTAATGGCGTTGTTTTAATGACATATGCAGTGATGTTTCTATTTTCTGACTGTGTTCTTAAATATTCAGTGGTGCTGCTTCCATATTTATTTATTGTCCCATAACTAAATATACCTTTCCCAGAAAAAGCGAGTGCTGTATGTCCCACCGGATTCCCTTTTGTTGGGCCACCAGCCAATACCAGAGTATCTAATCCCATGGAATCAATTGAACTCACCGGAACATTGTTAACATAGGAATAAAGATTCCATCCTCCTCTCAACCCAATCGGATCCTGCGTAATATAGCGTCCCTGCATCGGGTCATAATAACGGTGACGGTTGTAATGCAACCCCGATTCTTCGTCGTAATGCTGGCCCTGCATTCTTATTAACTGGCGCAGATTGTACGGGTTGAAAACATCGACCGGGTTGCCCCAGACGTCCATCACAGCGCTCCATTCCACCTTGCTGGTTTTGTGATTAATCAGCGCAATGGGTGTGCCGAGGTGGTCGCAGTGATAAAGGTGCAGTTTCAGCGCGTCACCCTGCGGCAGCGGGTCGAGCCACAGCGCGAGGTTTTCGGCTTTCAGGCCGACGGCGTCCAGCCACTGCTGATTGTCGTCGCTGAGGTGATTTTTGCGGATGTCCTTTTCGATTTCATTCAGCCGCAGATGGAGTTCGGTCGGCAACGCGCTGCCGTTTTCTTCTTCGAGCTTTTCTGCCAGCGAGCGGTGGCTGTCTTCCATACGGGCATGTTCGGCGCGCAGCAGCGGGACGAAGCTGTTCGGGTGATAAATCGTGTGAAGCTGGATGTCGCGGTTTTCGGTCAGCACCAGCCGGTCGCCGTCCCAGCCGAACCAGATGTTCTGGGTTTCTGGCTGCCCGGACTGCGGATTGATTTGCGTGACGAGTTTGCCGACGCGCCGCCCGAGCGGGTCGTAGATATACCGCGCCTGCGTCTGAATCTGGCCGTCCTCTTCCATTTTCAGACGCGTCAGCCGGTGCGCCTGGTCGTAGGCGAAGTGGCTGATGGCCCCGCGCGGTGCTTCCCGCCAGCCGGCGCGGTACGGGCGTTTTTCCGTCAGGTTGCCAAATTTGTCGTGTTCATAAATATACCGCTCATCGCGCTGGATGCGGTTTTGATACCAGACCGGCAGCGTGTCCGTTAACGGCGTATTCAGGTCGGGATGCGTACAGTTGCGGTTACCGGCGGCGTCGGTGACGGTGGCGAGAAAACCGTCCGGCGAGCTGACGCTGTTCAGGCGACCGGCTGGCGTGTAAGCGTAATGATGGTCACCGAGTCCGGTGGTCATCTGCGTCATCTGACCGGCGGCGTTGTAGTGATAATGGCGTTTCAGGTTCGGGTGGCCGACGTCCGGCGTGTGCTGCGCGGCGAGTTGTCCGGTGAGTGAATAGGTATTTTCACTCTGCCAGCCGTCGCTAAACCGGCGGGTGGTTTCGCGGTGCAGCCTGTCGCGGGTGAATTCCAGCAGCACGTCATCGCCGAGTTTTACGCCGAGCAGGTGGCCGGGGCCGTAGGTCTGCCAGCGGATTTCCGGCAGGCCGTCGTAGCGGACGGCGGATTCAAAGCCGCGCACGTCGAAGCCGCGCACCGCGGTGTGCTGCCAGAGCAGGTCTCCGTGGGCGTTGCGGATTATCTGCCGTTCGCCGTTAAGGTTGTCATTCGCGTCGTACTGAAAGCGCACGCTGACCAGATGGGTTTCGCTGCGGTGGGCGGTTTCGGTGACGCGCCCGGCGGCGTCATACTGCCAGAGCACGTCGTCCGGACCGTCGTTCGTTTCGGGGCGCTGCTGGCGGATAAGCTGGCCTTCATCATCGTAATGCCAGTGCGTCATCAGCCCGGCATCGTCGCTGCGGATTAGCTGACCGGCGATGTTGTACTGATAACTCTGCACGCGGCCGTCAAAGCCGACCTCCTGAATCAGCCGGTCCATGACGTCGTAGCTGAATTTCGTGTCAGCGCCGTTTTCGTTAACCAGCCGCATCAGCCTGCCCGCGCTGTCGAATTCAGTCTGACGGTTCAGCCCGCCTTCGCTCTGTGCGGTTGGATTCCCGCGCTCGTCGTAGGTTTGCGTGGACTGACTGCCGTCTGGTCGGGTGACGGTGATGACGTCGCCCGCCGCGTTATATTCCCAGTGTGTTTTTGCTCCGCTGGCATCTTCGCGCGAAATCCGACGCCCGCGCGCATCGTACGCAAAGCGGGTTTTCATTCCTTCTTCGTGCTGGATTTCGACCGGCTGACCGTCGCGGTTATAGCGGTATGACGTATTAAACCCGGAGCAGTCAGTGAAGGCAATCAGCAAGCCGGCCGCGTTCCATTCCAGCGTCTGACGCCCGCCCGCCGCGTCTTCGGTAGCGCATGGCAGCGCACTTTTATCACCTGCATAGTGATAGCGGCGGGTCTGGTGCAGGGCGTCGGTTTCAGCGGTCAGACGCCCCAGTGCATCATATTCCCTGCTCACGCGGCGTCCGTCGGGCGCGGTGCTGCAAACCAGCTGCCCTTGTTTGTTGTAGTAGAACTGGCTGCGTTTTTCGCCGCCCGGATGCAAAGTCGCGCCCAGCGTGCCATTGGCCGGGTTGTGGTGAAATTCGGTGGTGCGCCCGGAAGCGTCGGTTTGCGATATCAGCTGGCCGCGGTTGTTGAACGCGCTTTGCGTGCAGCTGCCGTCGGCCTGCTCAAGTCTGACTACGCGGCGTAATCCCTTTTCGCCCTCGAAGTGATAGACGTGTAAGCGCCCGAGGCTGTCGGTGACGCGGGTCTGGTTTTTGGAGTATTCAAACTGATAGCTCAGGCCGCCGGGATTGACCTGCGAAATGACTTTTCCGGACGCATCGTACACGTAGCGGGATGCCGGGCGTCCGGCGTAGCGGTGGGCAATCATCAGACCGGTGCCGCTCAGTTCCTGATGCCAGTCAAACTCGCGAACCACTTCGCCCGCGCGGTCGCAGACGGTTTTCAGTTCGCCGCGTGGCGTGAAGTCGTTGCGCACCAGCGGTCTGGTCGGCAAGTCCGAAAAGGCTAAATCTTTCGTCAGCCAGACGGCGGAAAGCCGCACGCCGCCATCTTCGCCCCAGCCGTTATCCGGCACGGGTTTGAAGTCTGGTACTGTCATCAGCTCAAGGCGAAAGCGCCGTCTACAACTGTCGGTGACGCCGGTAATCTGCCCGGCGAATTCGCCTTCGGCGTCGCGATGATAGTTAAGCTGATTGCCGAAACGGTCGGTCAGCCCGAGCAATAACCGGCTGGCGGGCAGCGGGCGCGGCAGCACGTCTTCTGAGGTTTCGGGCAACTGCACGCAGCCCAAAATCCACCACGGGCCGGTGGCGTCATTGGCGACAAAAT from Rahnella sikkimica encodes the following:
- a CDS encoding SDR family NAD(P)-dependent oxidoreductase — its product is MRRVLITGASSGIGKQLALDYAAEGWEVTACGRDEAKLISTAADSPLIIPLPFDITDLQATRQALQGVQADLVILCAGTCEYIDNGVVEAEKVMRVMNTNFIGPVNCLDALLPGLAPGSRVALVGSTAWLLPFSRSEAYGASKAALAFFARSLSVDLASRQIHISLIQPGFVETPLTDKNNFPMPMMITVTQASQHIRKKLARGASEIAFPPLFAGFLKVASLLPVSLQKWLCRKMVR
- a CDS encoding NAD(P)/FAD-dependent oxidoreductase — its product is MKVAIVGSGISGLSCAWMLAKNQPDCEITVFESSETLGGHTATQDVMSDGKSYAIDTGFIVYNSRTYPHFIALLKELGIEGQPTEMSFSVRNPATKLEYNGHSLNSLFAQRRNLFRPKFWRFIFEILRFNKLCKARLLNPHNDEDTLADLLDQNGFSPFFALHYVLPMGAAIWSSSLGDMANFPLSMFLRFFDNHGLLDVTNRPQWMVVPGGSREYIHRMQSQLPARVKLLTRAPVSKVIRSSCGVVVHSAQGEAHFDQVIFACHSDQALAILGDQATADERAILSELPYQANDVILHTDTRLLPREKRAWASWNYQLPNTLGTASRADMRDGNASNTRRASVTYNMNILQGLDAPKTFCVSLNPLTPVDASKVLFRATYMHPVLNVASHQAQQQRYQINGHNRTWFCGAYWYNGFHEDGVNSARDVVEQLNLQLYRESNAGQAEQEAS
- a CDS encoding DUF1365 domain-containing protein produces the protein MNSTLYVGTVRHRRFTPVDHRFDYDIFMPLIDLDELEQLPEVGIKLERFSPASFRRKDYLGGGDIKTKAQDRIAELTGDRPDGRVMLLCQLCYFGCYFNPVNFYYLYDKTGILRWMLAEVRNTPWNERHTYAVLPDGSQPVPKAFHVSPFNPMDMVYHWRLTPPGKELHITIENHRKEREFDAALSLTARPLTRDALRQQLWRLPVMTAKTALTIYWQAVKLWLKRAPIYSHPPVDKD
- a CDS encoding SAM-dependent methyltransferase — encoded protein: MSQPEVQLAREGAMNRRSKAARALILGVLKNLNGAGLTLREPGEEAVFFGDPTAPLQGEIEVHRLRAYRRVLLGGSIAAGESFIDGDWTTPNLTTVLQLLAENMKLVDKIEARLSWLSTPLNKLIHFFRRNSLTQARKNISAHYDLGNDFYQGFLDEKMLYSSAWYQETQMTLEQAQEAKMRRLCDQLELHAGDHLLEIGTGWGAMAEFAAREYGCKVTTTTISREQFQYARDRIEKAGLSDRVTVLFEDYRSLRGQFDKLVSIEMIEAVGKRYLSTFFKRCNALLKPQGRLAIQAITIADQRYASYSRNVDFIQRYVFPGGFLPSITAMNQTMTRCTGLVVRDLFDIGFDYARTLHEWRERVQRYWNTQPDGVQDEHFRRLWLFYLCYCEAGFRARTISTVQLIAERRG
- a CDS encoding DUF2878 domain-containing protein, producing the protein MKPLRFWLMTLGFDVWWTLAVWGRERFIVLLVLSSFLMLAFTPSPRRLWVAVACTLGIMLDSLWCIAGLFEFTGSQAVPPWMMALWLGFSAWWLWLLGEIRLTWYWLIPLGAVSGPLAYYLGMQFGAMQLIAAPLDVWLALAAGWAIFLPLISLPVLLTNARLRRTR
- a CDS encoding DUF3833 domain-containing protein — encoded protein: MTVLRKMLLPLLAACALLLTSCSASIKDYAQTHPTLDIFTYFAGDTVAYGMVQDYSHKQTRRFTAKIHGDVVADTLTLHEDFVYDDGEKQTRVWRIRKLADGTYTGTAGDIIGTATGQSAGNAFNWKYVMDVKSGGSTYRLTFDDWIYQQDEQHLFNVTSLRKFGVEVARVTLFFEKK
- a CDS encoding DUF6258 family protein, whose protein sequence is MIERIYLGDRSVKGIEIDSWNLIVRIKIDFISRLKPGSQNWGFYTDEDIGDGYMVFSGVTSFQVSPPGAIPDDYIVDYSIGEVQGNDLLFKMYSGGMTPDTPDHRGGCYTLIRYQDCWLENGLKERVE
- a CDS encoding RHS repeat-associated core domain-containing protein; protein product: MTGFPAARKFDNTAIGGPIVQGSLGVMIGAPTGVACSVCPGGVVEGSPVNPSLGAKVLPGETDIALPASLPFVLSRAYSSYKTDTPAPVGMFGPGWSAAADIRLQIRADELILNDNSGRSIHFHHLPPGQIVFSHSENLWLARGGADKQIDAHPLGKLWQALPDELRNSPHYYFVANDATGPWWILGCVQLPETSEDVLPRPLPASRLLLGLTDRFGNQLNYHRDAEGEFAGQITGVTDSCRRRFRLELMTVPDFKPVPDNGWGEDGGVRLSAVWLTKDLAFSDLPTRPLVRNDFTPRGELKTVCDRAGEVVREFDWHQELSGTGLMIAHRYAGRPASRYVYDASGKVISQVNPGGLSYQFEYSKNQTRVTDSLGRLHVYHFEGEKGLRRVVRLEQADGSCTQSAFNNRGQLISQTDASGRTTEFHHNPANGTLGATLHPGGEKRSQFYYNKQGQLVCSTAPDGRRVSREYDALGRLTAETDALHQTRRYHYAGDKSALPCATEDAAGGRQTLEWNAAGLLIAFTDCSGFNTSYRYNRDGQPVEIQHEEGMKTRFAYDARGRRISREDASGAKTHWEYNAAGDVITVTRPDGSQSTQTYDERGNPTAQSEGGLNRQTEFDSAGRLMRLVNENGADTKFSYDVMDRLIQEVGFDGRVQSYQYNIAGQLIRSDDAGLMTHWHYDDEGQLIRQQRPETNDGPDDVLWQYDAAGRVTETAHRSETHLVSVRFQYDANDNLNGERQIIRNAHGDLLWQHTAVRGFDVRGFESAVRYDGLPEIRWQTYGPGHLLGVKLGDDVLLEFTRDRLHRETTRRFSDGWQSENTYSLTGQLAAQHTPDVGHPNLKRHYHYNAAGQMTQMTTGLGDHHYAYTPAGRLNSVSSPDGFLATVTDAAGNRNCTHPDLNTPLTDTLPVWYQNRIQRDERYIYEHDKFGNLTEKRPYRAGWREAPRGAISHFAYDQAHRLTRLKMEEDGQIQTQARYIYDPLGRRVGKLVTQINPQSGQPETQNIWFGWDGDRLVLTENRDIQLHTIYHPNSFVPLLRAEHARMEDSHRSLAEKLEEENGSALPTELHLRLNEIEKDIRKNHLSDDNQQWLDAVGLKAENLALWLDPLPQGDALKLHLYHCDHLGTPIALINHKTSKVEWSAVMDVWGNPVDVFNPYNLRQLIRMQGQHYDEESGLHYNRHRYYDPMQGRYITQDPIGLRGGWNLYSYVNNVPVSSIDSMGLDTLVLAGGPTKGNPVGHTALAFSGKGIFSYGTINKYGSSTTEYLRTQSENRNITAYVIKTTPLQEEAMINYINENYPNGVEYNIAKHNCSTMVADSFTKANVGQKIMTDAISQGMLPQLPPTIGFVAGMLAGNTGIQINQGTLISSYFSEFNHE